The Anaerolineales bacterium genome includes the window ACCGCGGCAATCGCCGCGGCTGTCCGGAGAATACCCTGTCCGCATTTCGCCGCGCCTTCGCCGAGGGCGCCGATCTGCTGGAGACCGACCTGCAGCTTACCGCCGACGGCGAATTCGTCTGCATCCACGATGGAACCGTCGA containing:
- a CDS encoding glycerophosphodiester phosphodiesterase; translated protein: MSPVLPSSMIGKPRPWLMAHRGNRRGCPENTLSAFRRAFAEGADLLETDLQLTADGEFVCIHDGTV